Part of the Apilactobacillus apisilvae genome is shown below.
TATTAGTTATGGGATACATAATACGATTAAAGAAACGATCTTTTAAAGTTCCATCATCATCTTCTATAAATAATCCAGATTTACGCAAATCTTGATATTGAAAATCTTTTTGTGATAAAAAAGTTTTTAAAATAGAATTTTGGGGTGCAAAACCTAATTGATATTTATCAATAGTTTTATCAGTTAATCCACGATTATGGAGATAATCTAAAGCTGGTTGACCCATCTCTGTATTCATCAAAATATGATGATATAGGTTAGTGGATTCAATATGAATATCAAATAAATGTTGTTCCCCAGAGTTAACCTGCTTTTTATTATGGGTATTATTATATTTACTATCTAATTCTATGCCTTGCATTTCAGCAACTTTATTGATTGCTTCAGGATATGATAAATCTTGTAATTCCATTAAGAACTTAAAAACATTTCCACCCTTGCCACAACTAAAGCAATGGAAAATTTGTTTTTGTTCATTTACTGAAAAAGATGGCGTCTTTTCTTCATGAAAAGGACATAACCCAAATAAATTTCTTCCTGATTTATGCAATGATACATATTGACTAACAACATCAGCGATATTAGTCTCATCACGAATTTTTTCAATAATTTCAGAAGGAATCATATTTATCACCCCTTTTTAGCTATAAAAGTCGCACTTAGATATCCAAAGTGCGACATTTTAATTATTACGTACAAGTAATAACAATTTTAACAACATCTAAAAGGTTTGTCTAATGATATTACTTAACGATTAATTTATTTAAATCAGCAAACCAATTAATCATATTAGAGATAATAGTTAGTTGTCTTAAATGATTATTCTTAACATCATCATTCTTGGACATTACCATAGTAGCGTCAAAATAGTCGTTAATAGCTGTCTTTAAAGAAGCTAACTCATCAAAATCCTCTTTAGCAGACAAATCATAATATTTATTTATTTCAGAAACTTTATTATATAAAGCCTTTTCTGAATCATTTTCAAATAATGATTGATCAACATTTAAATCACTATCTTTAAAGCTTTGCTTTTCAGCAATTCTTAACACACGAGTTAGTGCCTCAATAGATTCTTTAAATTCATTATCATCTTTATGTTGATCTAAGACTTTAGCTACCTCGAAGATAAATAGAATATTGTGATTATTAGTACCAGAAATTGCATCAATAATATCATGTCTTAACTTATTATCTTTTAGAACTTTAATAATACGGTCTTTGATAAAGCTTACAATATCATCGATTTCTTTAGTTTGATCCAACTTTGGAGAAACTTTAGCAATTTCTTCATCTTGAATAAATAAATTCATCATGTCTTCTAAATTAAAGTTCCATTTTTCAGCTTCAATAATTCTAACAATTCCGCTAGCCTGTCTTCTTAATGCATATGGATCATTTGAACCACTTGGAATCATTCCTGCAGCAAAGAAAGTTAAAATACTATCGAACTTATCAGCAACAGCTAAAACTGAACCAACTTTTGTTTCTGGTAAGTTACCATTAGCTGAAATAGGCATATAATGTTCACGAATAGCAGTCGCAACTGCTGGCTTTTCGCCATTTAATAAGGCATATTTTTCACCCATTAGGCCTTGTAATTCAGAAAATTCACCAACCATACCAGTTACCAAATCAAATTTATAAATTTGAGAAGCACGTTTAACTTCAGACAATTCATTATCAGTTAATCCAACACGTTTACCTAATGCTTGGGTTATAACTGAAACACGTTGCATCTTTTCATACATAGTTGAAATCTTATCATGAAAACTAACTTTTTTAAGCTTATTAACATAAAAATCAATGTCTTTAGATTGATCTTCTTTGTAGAAAAACATAGCATCTTCAAGCCGTGCAGTAAGAACTTTTTCATTCCCAGATACAACGTTTTCAATATAATTATCGTTACCATTTCTAACCGAAATAAAGTAAGGTAAAATGTTATGTTCCTTATCTTCAACATAGAAGAATCTTTGGTTATCACGCATAGAAGTAATAAGAACTTCAGCTGGTAATTCTAAATACTTTTCAGAAAATTTACCATAAAAAGCAGTTGGCCATTCAACAAGATTATTAACTTCTTCAAGTAGTGAAGCGTTGATATTAATAATCCAATTATTTTCATCGCGAATATCTTCGATTTGTTTTTTAATTAAGTCTTTACGTTTTTCAGCATCAACAATCACAAATTGATCATATAATGCTTGTTCATAGTTATCAGCAGATACGATTTTAGTATCTTGTCCCAAGAAGCGATGGCCACGACTAATATTACTTGCAGTGACATCTAAAATATTAATTGGAATAATTTCATCATCTAATAATGAAACCATCCATCTAATAGGACGGATAAATTCTAAATCATAAACATTCCATTTCATAAGGGTTGGAAAGGTCATACTTGTAATAACATCCTTCATCCCCATCAACACTTCACTAACTGGTTTACCATCAATATGTTTTTCAACAAAGACATATTCAGTTCCTTTAACTTCCTTAAAAGTAATGTCATCAGTTGAAGCACCTTGTCCTTTAGTAAAGCCAATAGCAGCTTTACTCCAATTACCATCATCATCTTTAGCAATTTTCTTAGATGGCCCCTTTACTGATTCATCGATATCAGTTTGTTTATCTGATAAACCAGTAATTTGAATTGTCAAACGACGAGGAGTAGAAAATGGTTTTATCGAATCAAAATTAATTCTTTGTTCTTTTAGATAATCTTTTGTTCTCTTTACTAATTGTTTAATACTTGGAGTAACAACATGTGCTGGCATTTCTTCAAGACCAATTTCCAATAAAAATGTATGTGCCATTATTTTTCCTCCTTATTATCTTCAGCTAATAATTCTTGACGTTTTTTTTCATCTTTGATCAATGGGAAACCACGTTTTTTACGTTCATCGATAAATGCTTTAGCAATTGCTCTAGCCATTCTTCTAATTCTAGATAAATAACCAGCTCTTTCGGTAACTGATACAGCACCCCTAGCATCTAGGAGATTAAATGTGTGGCTACATTTTAAAACATAGTCATATGCCGGATGAACTAATCCATTATCAATTTGTTTTTTAGCTTCAGTTTCAAAATTATCAAACATTTTCAAAAGCATATCTTGATTACTTTCTTCAAAACTATATTTAGAATGCTCATATTCTGGTTCCTTGAAAATATCACCATACTTAACATCATCATTCCAGTTTAAATCAAAAACATTATTAACATCTTGAATATAAGATGCTAATCTTTCAAGACCATAAGTAATTTCAGAAGCAACTGGGTTCATTTCTTGTCCACCGACAATTTGGAAATAAGTGAATTGAGTAACTTCCATACCATCTAACCAAATTTCCCAACCGACACCGGCACAACCCATTGAAGGATTTTCCCAATTATCTTCAACAAAACGAATATCATGTTCAATCGGATTAATTCCTAATTCTTTTAAACTATCTAAATATAATTCTTGAATGTTTTCAGGTGAAGGCTTCATAATAACTTGAAATTGATGATGTTGATATAAACGGTTAGGATTTTCACCATAACGACCATCAGCAGGTCTTCTAGAAGGTTCAACATAAGCAGCATTCCATGGTTCTGGACCAACAGCTCTCAAAAAAGTGTATGGGCTCATAGTTCCAGCACCTTTTTCAGTATCATAAGCTTGCATTAACATACAACCCTTTGATGACCAAAATTGTTGTAATTTTAAAATAATTTCTTGCATAGACAACTTCTTTGTCATGAATAATTCCTCCTGTTTATTAGATGGCACAAAAAAATCCCTACTACAAAATAGTATTAAACAAATACTTATTTGTAGTAGGGACGATTTTATTCGCGGTTCCACCCTACTTCTAGCCCCAATAGAACTAGCAGCTTAATTATTTCGGTTCAAAAAGCGCCGATTATTAAAAATCATTTGTAACTAGCTTTCACTATCCTAGTTTCGCTGGAAATAATTAAAAATAAAATTCTTTTATCATTACCTATTAAATTCAATTATCTTAATAATAATTTAGCAAACATAAAAAGTCAATTCTATAATTTCAAATTATTAATTTGATCTAAAAAATGTTTACTTTTTAAATTTATTCCAACTGAATCCTTATATATTTTATCCAAAACTCTTCTTAATTCATCTTTAGTATTTTGATTAACTTTGATCTTGCTAATTTTACTAATATCGACTATTGAAAATTTTCTTAAATAAAAAACAGTTCTAGCATTCAAGTGTAATCTGTGCAGATCTAAGTGAAAATGATTTGCACAGACTAATCCACCATAAGTTTCAGAATAATCTAATGGTAAATCATCACGGTGACAAAATACACAACCATGCAAATCAGGTTGAACACCAAAAACAATCAATAACTGAATTTCAATAATATTAGTAATAATAGCTGCATCTGATCCGTTATTAATTAATTTTAATGCTTCAAATAATTTATTAAACCATCCCAAAATGGGCATTGAATCAGGAAAAGCTACATCTATCAATGACATAATATAAGTAGCATAAGCATTCAAATAAATGTCATTACTAATTTTTTCGTAATGATCGTCATCTAGAGCACTATATATATAAGAAAGATTATTTTTACTAATTTTTCCAGAATAAGTTCCATAAGTGAAGGGTAAGATATCAGGCATCATTTTAAAGCCTCTTTTACGAGCACCTCGGATAAAAAACATCTTTTTACCAACTTCAGCTGTAATAAATTTAACTAACATATCTCTTTCTTTAAAATTTTTACGATACAATAAAATACCGTGAAAATTCATATATGTTTGTGAATTCATCAATATTCACCAACCAAATTAAACTAATAATTTTCTTTTTTATTATATCCTAATGATTTAAGAATTGATGGATTATCACGCCATCCCGTTTGAACTTTAACCCATAATTTTAGATATACTTTACTGCCTAGTAAGTCTTCAATATCTTGACGAGCTAAAGTTCCAATTTTCTTAAGCATAGCACCCTGCTTACCGATTAAAATTCCTTTTTGTCCAGGACGATCTACTAAAATATCAGCTTGAATATCCACATTACCATTATTCTTAGTTTTCATGCTTAATATGTCGATAGCTACTGAATAAGGAATTTCTTGACGAGTTAACGATAAAATCTTTTCACGGATTAATTCAGCAACAATAAATCTTTCAGGATGATCAGTAACTTCATCTTCTGGATAATATTGAGGACCTACCGGTAGTTTATCTTTTAAATTGGTCATTAGCTCATCAACATTATTACCTTGTAATGCGGAAATAGGAAATACTTCATTCCATTCTAATGCTCGTTTATAGGTATCCATAATTTCCAGCAATTTATTAGGATTGATTTCATCAATTTTATTGATAATTAAATAAACAGGTTTATCGATCTTCTTCAATTGATTAATAATAAAGTTATCACCAGCACCTCTAGTTTCAGTTGCGCTAATCATAAATAATACAGCATCAATATCTTTTAATGCTGAAAATGCTGATTTATCCATAAAATCATCCAATTGATTACTAGGTTTATGAATTCCCGGTGTATCCAAAAACACAATCTGTGAATCGTCATCAGTGTAAACACCTTGTATTTTATTTCTAGTTGTTTGAGCTTTATCACTCATAATAGCTATCTTTTGACCAATAATACGATTTAAAAATGTTGATTTACCAACATTAGGTCGTCCAACAATCGCTACAAATCCTGAGTGAAAATTAGGATCTAAATCCATTTATTACATCTCCCATTGTTAATTTAATTTTTGTAAAATGATTGGTAAAAATATAATCATCCCTACTACCACAGCAAATAAAGCAGCTATTAAAACACCACCGGCAGCAACATCTTTAGCTTTTTTAGCCAATTTATTGTATTTATCACCAACATATAAATCGACTATCGTTTCGACTATTGTATTAATAGTTTCAGCCATAATAACTAAAAAAGAGGCTGTTAATATCAAAAGCCAATCATATATCGAAATTCGAAGTAAAAAAGATACAATAATTACTAAAAGACTACTAAACAAATGAAATCTAAAATTTCGTTCGTCCTTAATTAAGGTCAAGAGTCCTTGTAAGGCATGTAAAAAAGATTGATTAAAACTATTATTCTTACAAACTTGATGATTATCTTTTAAGGCCATAACTATCCATTATCTTTCGTTGCAGTGGAAACATTACCGCTTCATCTTCAGGTTCCATGTGGTCGTAACCATTTAAATGTAAAAATCCATGAACAACTAAAAAGCCTAACTCTCTTTCATAGGAATGATTTAAAAAGTCTGCTTGTTCTTGAACTTTGTCAATTGAAACAAAAATGTCACCGATATTTTCGGGAATTTCATCGGCCATTTCAGAATCCATAATTAAAGGAAAATCTTCATCTTCACCATCTTCGATTGCAAAACTAATAACATCAGTGGCACGATCAACTCCACGATATTGCTTATTAATTTTTTTAATCTCATCGTTATTAACAAAGGTTACAGACATTTCAGTATTTTCTTTTAATTCTAAATACTTACCAGCATACTCTAAAACATCATTAACTAGATTTGTATCCTTATCTGAAACACCTTCATTTGTTTTATCATAAATTTCTAAATCCATAATATTTCCTACTTTCATTATTTTTGTTCATTTTCAAAATAATCTTCATATGCATCAATAATCTTAGCAACAACTGGATGTCTGACCACATCACTAGAATCAAAAGTAACAAATCGAATTTTTTTAACATTTTTTAAGATTTTCTGAGCCTGAACTAAACCACTGCTAGCATGTTTAGGTAAATCAATTTGAGAAACATCCCCATTGACAATCATTTTCGAACCAAAACCCAATCTAGTCAAAAACATTTTCATTTGAGCAGTCGTAGTATTCTGAGCCTCATCTAGAATAACAAAAGCATTGTCAAGAGTTCTACCACGCATATATGCTAATGGAGCAATCTCAATAACTTCTCTTTCCATTAAACGTGCAGTGTGTTCACGACCTAAAATTGCATGTAAAGCATCGTAAATTGGTCTTAGATATGGATCAACTTTCTCTTTTAAATCACCAGGTAAAAAGCCAAGACTTTCACCGGCTTCAACTGCAGGACGAGTTAAAATGATTTTATCAACATCTCCATGCTTTAAAGCAGCAATTGCCATAACCACAGCCAAATAAGTTTTTCCAGTTCCAGCAGGGCCAATTCCAAAAGTGATATCATTATGTTTTACAGATTGAACATATTGACGTTGTCCAAAGTTTTTAACCCTTACCGGTTGTCCTTTAGCATCTTTAATTAATATTTGATTATATAAGTCTCTAAAATACTCTAATGTGCCATTTTTGGCCATATTAATCGCACTGACAAAATCACTACCATTAATTGTAATTCCATCTTGTAACAATTTAACTAAATTATCTAAAATTGAAATTACCTGATTTACATCATCATCATTACCGGAAACCTTAATCTTAGTTCCAAAAGCATTAATGGAAACATTCATACCCTCTTCAAGAATATCAACGTGCTTGTTTTGTGGTCCTAATAAAACAGGCTCAAAGTCTAAATTATTTAGTATAAATTCTTTTTGTGCTGAAGTATTTTCTGTCAAATATAGCGACCCCTTTATCATAGTTTAATAAACAAATATTAGCATAGTTTATAATTTAAAAAAAGCTATACTTATTATGTATATATAAAGATTAAAAATTCAAATTAATCTTTACTTTAAAATTTATTTTAAATAACCTTTAACTGATTGATTAACAATTGATCCATCAGCTTTACCTTTAAGTTTAGGCATTACAGCACCCATAACTTTACCGAAGTCTGACATGTTAGAAGCTCCAACTGATTTGATTGTTTCTGATACGATTTTATCTACTTCATCTTTAGATAATTGTTTAGGGGCATATTTCTCTAAAACTTTCATTTCGGCTTCTTGTGCTGAAACCAAATCATCACGGTTAGCTGATTTAAAATCGTCAATTGATTCCTTGTGTTGCTTTACTTCACGACTAATTACAGTTAATTCTTCATCTTCTGATAAGTCATGACCTAGTTTAATTTTTTCATTCATTAAGTCAGTTTTAACCATTCTAATAACTGTCAAAGCGATTTTATCATGTGCTTTCATTGCGCTTTTTAAATCATTATTAATATTTTCTGAAATACTCATAATAGTTCCTCCATTAATTATATAAGCTTACAAAAAAACGTTCCTGAAATAACAGGAACGTTTTTAACTAAAAGCGACGTCTTTTCTTCTTGTTGTTGCGCTTTCTTGCTGCTTCAGATTTTAATTTACGTTTAACACTAGGTTTTTCGTAGAATTCTCGCTTACGGTATTCACGTAAAGTACCGTTTTTAGAAACTGTACGTTTGAAACGACGAAGAGCATCATCAAGAGATTCGTTTTTGCGAACGACTGTTTTTGACATATGAAAATTCCCTCCCTCCGAGCTCAAAATACAACTGTTTCAATTGCTATGTAGCATTAATTAAAACTGTTCTTTATAATTATACAAAAATATGAATACAACGTCAATATAACAATAAAAAATTATAAAATAATTTTTGTGATAAAATAATAATAAATTTACAATGTGGAGTGATTTAATAATGGATAAGTTATCGATTTTTGCAATATCAGATTCTAGTGGAGAAACGGCAATACAAGTAGCAAAAACCGCTGGTGCGCAATTTAAAAAAACAAATATTTTATATGAAAGATATCCTTTCATCACAACTGAATCGATATTAGATGGCATTTTAAAAATTGCGGCTGAGAAAAAAGCCGTTATTTTCCATACCTTAGTCAACTCTAACTTAAGTAATATTATTGAACAATTTTCAGAAAAAAATGGTTTACAAAGCGTTGATTGTATCCAAGGACCCATGAAGGCAATTAGTAACAGATTGGGTAGCAATCCTGAAAGAGTAAGTGGATTAGTCCACAACCTAAATGAAGAATATTTTAAAAGAATTGCTGCAATGGAATTTTCTGTAGAAAATGATGATGGAAGCAATCCACAAAATTTAGATAAAGCAGACGTAGTTATTTTGGGAATATCTAGAACTTCAAAAACTCCATTATCACTGTACTTAGCCAATAAACAATTAAAAGTATCTAATGTCCCTATTGGTCCAGAAACACAATTGCCTAAAGAAATTTGGCAAGTTAATAAAAATAAAATTTTCGGACTAACTAGTGATATTTCAAAAATTCAAAAAATTAGGAAAGCCAGAATGTTATCTTATGGCTTAGATGAGGACACTCCATATTCTAATTCTGATAACATCAAAAAAGAATTAGAATATGCTCAAGTTTTGTATAAAAAATTAGATTGCCTTCAAATTAATGTTGCTGATAAATCAATTGAAGAAACAGCCACAATTATAATGGAAAGTTTAAATATTGATACTAAATAAAAAATAGCCTTTAAAGGCTATTTTTTATTGATTTTTAATATCTTCAATTAAGTTGTTATTAAATTGTTCATTTTTTAACATTTGAACTTCAAAATAATGTGGTGAAACTTTTTTCTTTTTGTCTTTATCAATAACAACTGCTGGTGTTTCCATAATCTTAGGAACATTAACTAAACTTTCATGGTGGGCAACATAATTTAAACAATCAAAACCTAAATTCCCTAGTCCAATAATTTCATGTCTATCTTTATGACTTCCCATTGGATTTTTAGAATCATTTAAATGAACAACTTTCAATCTATTCAATCCAATAACATGATCAAATTCATTTAAAACACCGTCAAAATCATTTTTGATATCGTATCCAGCATCACTGGTATGACAAGTATCAAAAGTTACTGATAATTTATCATTATCAGTAACACCATCTATAATTTGTGATAATTCTTCAAAATTACGACCAACTTCAGTACCTTTACCAGCCATGGTTTCTAAAGCAATTTGAATTTTTTGATCTGGTTCAATAACTTCATTTAATCCTTCTGATATCTGCTTAATGGCAGCGTCAGAACCAGCCCCTACATGTGATCCTGGATGTAAAACAATTTGTGTAGCACCAATAGCTTCAGCGCGTCTAATTTCATCATGAAGAAAGTCAATTCCAAATGTAAAATTTCTAGGTTTATTTATATTACCCAAATTAATAATATAAGGTGCATGAACTACTACTTCTTTTAATCCATTTTCATTCATGTAATTTTTACCATCATCGGCTCTTAACTCGTTAATGGGTTTCCTTCTAGTATTTTGTGGAGCACCTGTATAAACCATAAAAACATTTTCATCATAGCTTTTAGCTTCTTCAGCTGATCCCAAAAACATTTTATTCCCATTCATACTAACATGTGAGCCAATTAAAAAATTATTTTCCATCACTAATCCTCCTCATAATTTGTACAAATTTTTTAGAAGAGTCTTCAGACTCCCATGAACAAAATTTCTTATAAAAGTTTTCAAACTTTTCATCATAATTATTAAATTTATTGTAATGATTAAATTCACTAATTTTATTGTAAAATTCAGAAGAAATTTGTACTAAAGGACCTGGAACGTCGTTTTTATAGTTAAAATAAAATCCCCTCAGTTCTTCTTCGTAATGATCCAAATCATAAGCAAAAAATAACATTGGACGTTTTAAATTAGCATAATCAAACATAACAGAAGAATAGTCCGTAATTAATAAATCAGAAATTAAATATAGCTCACTAATGTCTTCTTCTGCCATAATTTTGACACGATCTTCATAACCACTAATATTAATAGAATCTTTTACTAGATAATGCGGCCTAATAATTAAAATAGCATTATCATCTACATTATTAAAGAATTCTTCTAAACTAAATGGTAATTCAAAGTTATAAACACCTCTAGTTTTATAGTCATCATCTCGCCAAGTTGGAGCATACATAATAATTTTGGATTTATTATCACCGATTAATTTATATTTTAATTTATTAATGTAATCTTTATTATTACCTGAATATAAAATATCATTTCTGGGGTAACCTATATCCAAAAATTTATTATTAAAATCGAAAGCTCGAGCAAATATTTGATGAGAATATTGATTAGGAGCAATTAAGTAATCCCAACGATGCGCTTCTTTAACAAACCGTTCTTTATATCTATCAGTATTTGTTCCTGGCATTTTAACATTAGCTATATCTATCCCCAATTTTTTCAAGGGAGTTCCATGCCAGGTTTGCATATAAGTGGTTCCTTTATTTTTGCGCCACCAATTGGGGGTTCTAGAGTTAAAAACCCAAAAATTAGCACGAGCCATAATCCATACCCATTTAGGTAGAAATCTTCTGACCATTTTTACATTAGGATACTTGTTTTTAAGGTCGTTATATTCAGAAACCTTCACGGCAAAATAGGCTAGATCTTTTTTTTTCGGATGTTGATTAATCCATTCTTCATAGATAGCTGCAGGATTATCGTTAATATCTTTTCCTTTAAAACTTTCGAAGATAACTAAATCTTTTTTAACAGGTAAAATAATAAATATATCATTTAAAATTATTAAACATAATCTAATTGTTAATTTTAATAATTTTATTATTTTACTTTTTATATTAATCATAAAATTGCCAATCCCTTTTTATGCTAAATGTAGTCAACAAATCTTGCTCTAAATTTATAATGTAAATGTGATCCTACTAGTAAGAAGAATAAGACCATTAGCCAAAATATAAGCATTAGCAATGGCTTTTGCCAGAACCAAGTTTGTCCTAACATAGATTCTCTAAAGCCAGAAATAATGTAAAAGAATGGATTTAGTTGTAAAATTCTAACGAAAAATGCAGGAAACGCATTAGTTTCAAAATTAAATAGTACTCCTGACATGTAGAATAGGACACGCATTAATGATTGTAGGAAAATACGATAATCACGAATTAAAATAGTAACCGTTGAATTAAAGGTTCCAAAAGCTACTAACCAACAAATCATTGCGAAGAAATAATAAATCCATTGTACCCAATAAAGACTAGGTACAATTCCACCCTTTACATATGCAATGAAAATGGAAAAAATTAGCATTGCCCAAAATGAACTAAGATTAGAAATTATTTTAATAGTAGGTAAAACACTTACAGGAAATTTCATCTTAGAAACCATACCTACTTGTTGATAAATACTCTTTGAGGATGCTAAAGTTGCAGCATTCATATAAAACCATGGTGTTATACCAATAACCATCCATGTTAGATAATCGATTCCATTTGAAGTACCTTTTTTCAATCCAATTCCAAAAACTAACCAATAAATTCCAATTTGAATTAATGGATATAAATATTCCCAAATCAATCCTAAATAATGACTTTGGTAATCAGACTTATCTTGATATTTAGAAATCCTAAACATGATTCCTAAATTACTAATTTGCTCTTTAATTAATGTAATGACTTCCTTCAAGCCAATCACACTTCCTTTACTTTAAACTTTTTATATATTTTTCTATTACACGACTAGTTGCAAAACCATCGTTATATTTATTCCAAACACGATTAAATTTAGTAAAATCAGTCTTTTTATTTTCCCTAATAGATTTAGCTAAATCTTCAGTAGTTTTTATTGGCTTATTGGGAAGCCAATTTAACATATTATCTTGTATTCCCGGATGCTTTTGATATTGATCAATATCAAACATATAAAATAACATAGAATGTGCATTAGGTAGTAAAGAATAATCAAAAGCTATCGATGAATAGTCGGTAACTAAAGTATCAGTAATTACCAATAAGTCAGTGGTTGATAGCTGACTAAAGAATAAAACATTGTCTGAAGAAGCTTCTTTTTGTAACTTTTTTTCTAATTTGTTTAAAAGTGGATGCAACTTAATAATGACAATCGCATTAGGATCAGAAGTTAATGCTGAAATAACCTTTTTAGGGGGGTTGAATGAATTTCCATCATTACGATAAGTAGGTGCATACAAGATAACTCGCTTATTTTTCAACTGCGGAGCAAAATGATATACCCTACGTTCAGCAATGTCGCGCCATTTTTGCTTAAATAACCGATCAGAACGTGGATATCCTAACATTTTCATTCTGTCTGAAGAAACATGATAACTTTTTTGAAAAACATCTCCCATAGTTGCAGAAGCAACTACATATTCATCAAAATGATTATAAACATTTTGAAATCTCTTTTTATCTGAAGAACTACGTTCGTAAGTAGCTGGATCTTCCCAGCCAAATTTTTTAATGGCTCCGTTAGCATGCCACATTTGAACTATTTTAGTATTATTACTGCGAATAATTCCACCTAAGAATGCAAAATAGTTATCACAAAAAATAATGCTACCAGTCATAATGATAGGTACAACATTAAAAATTAATGA
Proteins encoded:
- a CDS encoding GatB/YqeY domain-containing protein; its protein translation is MSISENINNDLKSAMKAHDKIALTVIRMVKTDLMNEKIKLGHDLSEDEELTVISREVKQHKESIDDFKSANRDDLVSAQEAEMKVLEKYAPKQLSKDEVDKIVSETIKSVGASNMSDFGKVMGAVMPKLKGKADGSIVNQSVKGYLK
- the rpsU gene encoding 30S ribosomal protein S21; translation: MSKTVVRKNESLDDALRRFKRTVSKNGTLREYRKREFYEKPSVKRKLKSEAARKRNNKKKRRRF
- a CDS encoding pyruvate, water dikinase regulatory protein, translating into MDKLSIFAISDSSGETAIQVAKTAGAQFKKTNILYERYPFITTESILDGILKIAAEKKAVIFHTLVNSNLSNIIEQFSEKNGLQSVDCIQGPMKAISNRLGSNPERVSGLVHNLNEEYFKRIAAMEFSVENDDGSNPQNLDKADVVILGISRTSKTPLSLYLANKQLKVSNVPIGPETQLPKEIWQVNKNKIFGLTSDISKIQKIRKARMLSYGLDEDTPYSNSDNIKKELEYAQVLYKKLDCLQINVADKSIEETATIIMESLNIDTK
- a CDS encoding deoxyribonuclease IV, with protein sequence MENNFLIGSHVSMNGNKMFLGSAEEAKSYDENVFMVYTGAPQNTRRKPINELRADDGKNYMNENGLKEVVVHAPYIINLGNINKPRNFTFGIDFLHDEIRRAEAIGATQIVLHPGSHVGAGSDAAIKQISEGLNEVIEPDQKIQIALETMAGKGTEVGRNFEELSQIIDGVTDNDKLSVTFDTCHTSDAGYDIKNDFDGVLNEFDHVIGLNRLKVVHLNDSKNPMGSHKDRHEIIGLGNLGFDCLNYVAHHESLVNVPKIMETPAVVIDKDKKKKVSPHYFEVQMLKNEQFNNNLIEDIKNQ
- a CDS encoding CDP-glycerol glycerophosphotransferase family protein encodes the protein MINIKSKIIKLLKLTIRLCLIILNDIFIILPVKKDLVIFESFKGKDINDNPAAIYEEWINQHPKKKDLAYFAVKVSEYNDLKNKYPNVKMVRRFLPKWVWIMARANFWVFNSRTPNWWRKNKGTTYMQTWHGTPLKKLGIDIANVKMPGTNTDRYKERFVKEAHRWDYLIAPNQYSHQIFARAFDFNNKFLDIGYPRNDILYSGNNKDYINKLKYKLIGDNKSKIIMYAPTWRDDDYKTRGVYNFELPFSLEEFFNNVDDNAILIIRPHYLVKDSINISGYEDRVKIMAEEDISELYLISDLLITDYSSVMFDYANLKRPMLFFAYDLDHYEEELRGFYFNYKNDVPGPLVQISSEFYNKISEFNHYNKFNNYDEKFENFYKKFCSWESEDSSKKFVQIMRRISDGK
- a CDS encoding ABC transporter permease, yielding MKEVITLIKEQISNLGIMFRISKYQDKSDYQSHYLGLIWEYLYPLIQIGIYWLVFGIGLKKGTSNGIDYLTWMVIGITPWFYMNAATLASSKSIYQQVGMVSKMKFPVSVLPTIKIISNLSSFWAMLIFSIFIAYVKGGIVPSLYWVQWIYYFFAMICWLVAFGTFNSTVTILIRDYRIFLQSLMRVLFYMSGVLFNFETNAFPAFFVRILQLNPFFYIISGFRESMLGQTWFWQKPLLMLIFWLMVLFFLLVGSHLHYKFRARFVDYI
- a CDS encoding CDP-glycerol glycerophosphotransferase family protein; translation: MVGLILKIIYLFLIKIVSLFCYFKKKKNVIYIMSFDNNLGLIKSMARSLPAGRRMIVFYENDNEAAATDLAAYGVKTIQFRDGISLIFNVVPIIMTGSIIFCDNYFAFLGGIIRSNNTKIVQMWHANGAIKKFGWEDPATYERSSSDKKRFQNVYNHFDEYVVASATMGDVFQKSYHVSSDRMKMLGYPRSDRLFKQKWRDIAERRVYHFAPQLKNKRVILYAPTYRNDGNSFNPPKKVISALTSDPNAIVIIKLHPLLNKLEKKLQKEASSDNVLFFSQLSTTDLLVITDTLVTDYSSIAFDYSLLPNAHSMLFYMFDIDQYQKHPGIQDNMLNWLPNKPIKTTEDLAKSIRENKKTDFTKFNRVWNKYNDGFATSRVIEKYIKSLK